One Edaphobacter flagellatus genomic region harbors:
- a CDS encoding PqqD family protein: MLNTTGSYIWQGLQRGESISSIAGSLALTTGESSLAVMRDVEDFVDELKHRGLISE, from the coding sequence ATGCTTAACACAACCGGCTCATACATCTGGCAGGGACTCCAACGCGGCGAAAGCATCTCTTCGATCGCGGGCTCGCTTGCTCTTACCACAGGAGAAAGCTCACTTGCCGTAATGAGGGACGTGGAAGATTTTGTGGACGAACTCAAGCACCGCGGATTGATCTCTGAATGA
- a CDS encoding aminoglycoside phosphotransferase family protein, with translation MSTMIETITYRIILIDPVSRGIFALRKDGLYHLPILKIPQWKRPAEQLQRGIRDTWNVPGIILGFLPNDDSCKPCAAAEVLATPSADQLTYIPLSGLAPDDLSEAQRASVERMLDGSGDQGSFFSRIGWLDQVVAWCETVTNQRLSSRSSIIQYNAGGSFTLLRLPLDDGQNYWLKATGEPNRHEYAVTLLLSDVCKGFTPDVVATQPEWNAWLMAGAGTDTITFPSEPLGRYKLMEHVMYCMLEAETESVEVSQQLLRAGAFDQSMEVISESSGKLFDYLERAMSLQTSTKAPRLEAKCLRQLHDKLLKVCEVIGNLGLPQTVVHGDLNDGNIIIGESACQFIDWAECYVGPPGINLEHLLLLNRMEDCDLQRLINFLVKERYVERWGQCFDRFQTEQARPYWAFLAIVSSLYGRMDWLDRPERDGPQSMAYRRSLARHMNHAAEDPEFREALCR, from the coding sequence ATGTCGACCATGATCGAGACGATCACGTACCGGATCATACTCATCGATCCTGTTTCGCGTGGCATCTTTGCGCTCCGCAAAGATGGTTTGTACCATCTGCCAATTTTGAAGATCCCTCAGTGGAAACGCCCCGCAGAACAACTTCAGCGAGGAATCCGTGATACCTGGAATGTCCCTGGTATCATCCTTGGCTTTCTTCCGAACGATGATTCTTGCAAGCCATGCGCTGCCGCGGAGGTTCTCGCGACCCCGTCTGCGGATCAACTGACATACATTCCGTTATCGGGGCTCGCTCCAGACGATCTCTCCGAAGCACAAAGAGCTTCAGTCGAAAGGATGCTCGACGGCTCAGGAGATCAAGGGAGCTTCTTCTCTCGAATCGGCTGGCTTGATCAGGTAGTGGCATGGTGTGAGACGGTAACAAACCAAAGGCTCTCTTCGAGGAGCTCGATCATCCAGTACAACGCCGGTGGAAGTTTCACATTACTACGCTTGCCTTTGGATGACGGACAGAACTACTGGCTGAAAGCTACGGGTGAACCGAATCGTCATGAATATGCCGTAACACTGTTGCTGTCTGATGTGTGTAAGGGTTTTACACCGGATGTGGTCGCAACTCAACCCGAATGGAATGCCTGGCTGATGGCTGGCGCGGGAACAGACACCATCACATTCCCCAGCGAGCCTTTGGGGCGATACAAACTGATGGAGCACGTCATGTACTGCATGTTAGAGGCAGAGACAGAATCTGTGGAGGTCAGCCAGCAATTGCTTCGTGCGGGCGCATTCGATCAATCAATGGAGGTTATAAGTGAGAGCTCTGGCAAATTGTTCGATTATCTAGAACGTGCCATGAGTCTGCAGACATCAACTAAGGCTCCACGATTGGAAGCAAAGTGTCTGCGCCAACTTCACGACAAGCTCTTGAAAGTCTGTGAGGTCATCGGCAATCTCGGCCTCCCTCAAACAGTGGTCCACGGGGATCTGAATGACGGCAACATCATCATTGGCGAGTCCGCCTGTCAGTTCATCGATTGGGCGGAGTGCTACGTTGGGCCTCCGGGGATCAATCTCGAACACCTTCTTCTTCTCAACCGAATGGAGGACTGCGATCTACAGCGTCTGATCAACTTCCTTGTGAAGGAACGCTACGTTGAACGGTGGGGACAATGTTTTGATCGCTTTCAGACAGAGCAGGCTCGTCCCTACTGGGCATTTCTAGCGATTGTTTCATCGCTATACGGCCGGATGGATTGGCTGGATCGTCCGGAAAGGGACGGCCCGCAAAGCATGGCGTACCGTCGCTCGCTGGCTCGTCATATGAACCACGCAGCAGAAGATCCTGAATTCAGGGAGGCATTATGTCGCTGA
- a CDS encoding prolyl oligopeptidase family serine peptidase, giving the protein MSLTATIYRSVEEIIHGVNVSDPYRWLEDRSLPETEEWIREQQRRCDVYFAECNDMNVLREEVMSYLDAEVVDQPVRTGDRYFYRRRNSGMEQACIYVRDAITGVETLLVDPSRDGPFVSVDIHSIASDGSLLAYKRKYGGEDKNSIHIVDVETGVERPGHLSKGLVRGFAFTQDKSGFFYCQEASATRDDHFISLRRLDESVADQVVFRAARSNGSRLVLTADEVHLGAIWMREVNGELIEDFWIARQEDPVHWHQIFSNKPLPFSPILRNGRVFAISEEGAANRRLIELDPDGKTLRTIVPEQKGTMRGVVFGRDTVYALFLNEMQFELKCWSLEGTVLPDIVLRRNGTVHLIPTHGNDGSLFLSYESFAQPPILFEYLTESRELKVWNTRIPSQGPSDYVVRDESYPAIDGTSIPITLVSALDAPSTSPRPVIMTGYGGFGVPMTPQFSVLVSIMLKLGTVFALPHIRGGGEFGKAWHEAARGSFRQVAFGDFLSAAEWMCEEKITSPTQLAIFGGSNSGLLVGVAMTQRPDLFQAVFCVAPLLDMVRYESFDEAAKWRREYGTVDDPEQFAAIYAYSPYHHVQANTNYPSVLFVSGDRDDRCNPAHVRKMAARLQESTKQCRPIVVDYSEERGHAPALPLSVRVDALARRIVFLCRELNLPIYFGGDHDALCV; this is encoded by the coding sequence ATGTCGCTGACTGCGACTATTTACCGTTCGGTAGAAGAGATCATTCACGGCGTCAACGTCAGCGATCCATATCGCTGGCTCGAGGATCGCAGCCTTCCGGAGACCGAGGAATGGATCCGCGAGCAACAAAGGCGATGCGATGTCTATTTCGCGGAATGCAATGACATGAATGTGCTTCGTGAGGAAGTCATGTCCTATCTCGACGCGGAGGTTGTCGATCAACCCGTCAGGACGGGTGATCGTTACTTCTACCGTCGCCGCAATTCTGGAATGGAGCAGGCTTGCATCTATGTCCGTGATGCCATAACAGGCGTAGAAACGCTGCTTGTCGATCCTTCTAGAGATGGCCCATTTGTCTCCGTAGACATTCATAGCATCGCTTCTGACGGATCATTGCTTGCCTACAAACGTAAATACGGCGGTGAGGATAAGAACTCCATTCATATCGTGGATGTCGAAACCGGAGTCGAACGGCCAGGTCACCTTAGTAAAGGCCTTGTGCGAGGTTTTGCTTTTACTCAAGACAAGAGTGGCTTCTTCTACTGCCAGGAAGCCTCCGCGACTCGGGACGACCACTTCATTTCTCTTCGTCGACTTGATGAGTCGGTAGCGGACCAAGTCGTCTTTCGAGCGGCGCGCTCAAACGGGAGCCGCCTGGTCCTGACTGCCGATGAGGTCCACCTTGGAGCCATCTGGATGCGGGAGGTAAATGGAGAATTGATAGAAGACTTCTGGATCGCAAGGCAGGAAGATCCTGTGCATTGGCATCAGATCTTCTCAAATAAACCATTGCCGTTTAGTCCAATTCTGAGGAATGGCCGGGTCTTCGCCATCTCTGAGGAGGGCGCGGCGAATCGGAGATTAATTGAGTTAGATCCAGACGGTAAAACTCTTCGAACGATCGTCCCAGAGCAAAAAGGAACAATGCGCGGAGTTGTGTTCGGACGAGATACCGTCTACGCGCTATTCCTAAACGAAATGCAATTTGAACTCAAATGCTGGTCTCTTGAAGGCACGGTCCTCCCTGATATTGTCTTGCGCCGAAATGGGACCGTGCATTTAATTCCGACCCACGGGAACGATGGTTCACTTTTTCTCAGCTATGAATCATTCGCCCAGCCGCCGATACTTTTTGAGTATCTTACCGAAAGCCGTGAGCTCAAGGTATGGAATACTCGGATCCCATCCCAGGGGCCTAGCGATTACGTAGTACGGGACGAAAGCTATCCTGCGATCGATGGAACTAGCATTCCCATCACGCTTGTCTCTGCGTTGGACGCACCGTCGACTTCTCCGCGCCCAGTCATTATGACGGGTTATGGAGGATTTGGCGTACCGATGACACCACAATTCTCTGTCCTGGTCAGCATCATGCTGAAACTCGGAACCGTTTTTGCCCTTCCTCATATTCGGGGTGGTGGTGAATTTGGGAAGGCGTGGCACGAGGCGGCACGAGGCAGCTTCAGACAGGTAGCATTTGGCGACTTCCTTTCTGCGGCGGAATGGATGTGCGAAGAAAAGATCACCTCTCCTACACAACTTGCTATCTTTGGCGGTTCGAACTCCGGTCTGCTTGTAGGAGTAGCGATGACCCAACGTCCGGATCTGTTTCAAGCGGTTTTTTGTGTTGCCCCATTGCTTGATATGGTCCGGTACGAATCTTTCGATGAAGCCGCGAAGTGGCGGCGAGAATATGGGACGGTCGACGATCCGGAGCAATTCGCAGCGATCTATGCCTACTCTCCGTATCACCATGTGCAAGCGAACACGAACTATCCCTCCGTCCTGTTCGTCTCGGGCGATCGGGATGATCGGTGCAACCCAGCGCATGTTCGTAAGATGGCCGCTCGCCTTCAGGAGTCGACGAAACAGTGTCGTCCAATTGTTGTTGACTACAGCGAGGAACGAGGGCATGCTCCAGCGCTACCTCTGTCCGTCCGAGTAGATGCTCTGGCGAGACGGATTGTCTTTCTCTGTCGCGAGTTGAATCTTCCTATCTACTTCGGAGGGGATCATGACGCGCTTTGTGTTTGA
- a CDS encoding lasso peptide biosynthesis B2 protein, with protein MTRFVFESWVLLLYFEFVLRFRGFKTLHQTVRSAKVRPMTADALQSHIGLCHAIDQACVFYFKRVMCLQRSAATTLLLRRHGWSAEMVVGAQLLPFKSHAWVEIKGSVVNDRPYMPEIYQVLERC; from the coding sequence ATGACGCGCTTTGTGTTTGAGAGCTGGGTGCTGTTGCTTTACTTCGAGTTTGTCTTGCGCTTTCGCGGCTTTAAGACATTGCATCAGACCGTTCGCAGCGCAAAGGTGCGCCCCATGACCGCAGATGCGCTGCAATCGCATATCGGCCTCTGCCACGCAATCGACCAGGCCTGTGTCTTCTACTTCAAGCGAGTCATGTGCCTCCAGCGGTCGGCAGCAACAACGTTATTATTGCGGCGGCATGGCTGGAGCGCGGAGATGGTGGTCGGGGCGCAATTATTGCCCTTCAAATCCCACGCCTGGGTCGAGATCAAAGGCTCTGTCGTGAATGACAGGCCCTACATGCCAGAAATCTACCAAGTCCTGGAACGCTGCTGA
- a CDS encoding asparagine synthetase B family protein gives MSIILGIRKPEGDVVDERQLLDLVRTTDRWAPDGTFVQAKGRIGMAFQLYRTHERSKLESHPVVDDLGNMVTLDGRLDNHKELSGLLEIAESETSDSTIILAAFRRWGEMCFERFVGDWALAIWSRADRSLYLARDHAGTRTLYFHDCQGSILWSTHLDTFISHSASSILDRRFAACYLLALPIRDLTPFRDVYSVSPAHYIVFRESRSVRKHWEWIPANQVRYSAESEYHDHFLSLFQSAVERRTGQGAPILAHLSGGMDSSAIVCMADFVRSKEGGGTFQSVDTISYFDHSERHWDDHHYFEIVEANRGKSGIHIDLASNRRTFKPVPLSDGYYCLPGADSSSIAAELHLGPLLNNKGYRAILSGIGGDELLGGVATGLPELGDSLLAGNWRGLFTSCVAWCIPNRIPIHQLLKQVFTFVAEMYLYRGDYRIPRLPPWISQSLIESEYFRSLTFLPERPPLTLRPSAIDSGQTWWRLLEGLPHLTPGFTIRAEYRYPYLDRDLVDFLLRVPREQLVRPQRRRYLMRASLKSIVPNEILERRRKGFLSSSLIRSLSSASDVIQTHFANSSLEKDGLIDAKTFIASLQSLSEHNPQTWVGLMTRTVLLELWQQTIASNRKHFAI, from the coding sequence ATGAGCATCATATTGGGGATACGAAAACCGGAAGGAGATGTCGTCGATGAGCGACAACTGCTAGATCTTGTGCGTACGACAGACCGATGGGCACCTGATGGAACGTTTGTGCAAGCGAAGGGCAGGATCGGCATGGCCTTTCAACTCTACCGTACCCATGAACGTTCAAAGCTCGAATCGCACCCTGTCGTGGATGATCTTGGAAACATGGTGACGCTAGATGGCCGCCTAGATAACCATAAAGAGCTCAGCGGGCTATTAGAGATCGCAGAGTCAGAGACTTCTGACTCAACAATTATCCTTGCAGCGTTCAGGCGATGGGGTGAGATGTGTTTTGAACGGTTTGTGGGAGATTGGGCACTTGCGATCTGGTCACGCGCAGATCGGTCGCTGTATCTTGCTCGCGATCACGCTGGAACGAGAACTCTATACTTCCATGATTGCCAGGGATCCATTTTATGGTCCACTCATCTCGACACATTCATCTCGCACAGCGCCTCATCCATTCTGGATAGGCGTTTTGCCGCTTGCTATCTTTTAGCCCTTCCTATCCGTGACCTGACTCCTTTTCGCGACGTGTATTCCGTAAGCCCCGCTCACTATATTGTGTTTCGGGAATCGCGCTCTGTGCGAAAACATTGGGAGTGGATCCCAGCAAATCAGGTTCGGTATTCTGCGGAATCCGAATATCACGACCATTTTCTTTCTCTATTCCAGTCGGCTGTCGAACGCCGCACGGGTCAAGGTGCACCGATTCTCGCCCATTTGAGCGGTGGAATGGATTCCTCCGCGATTGTTTGTATGGCGGACTTCGTTCGTTCAAAGGAGGGTGGTGGAACATTCCAATCCGTGGACACGATTTCGTATTTTGACCATTCTGAACGACATTGGGATGATCATCACTATTTCGAGATCGTAGAAGCCAATCGAGGCAAGTCCGGAATCCACATTGACCTTGCGTCTAACCGACGGACTTTCAAGCCAGTTCCTTTGTCCGACGGGTATTACTGTCTGCCAGGAGCAGACAGTTCATCGATAGCTGCCGAGCTACATCTCGGTCCTCTCCTAAACAATAAGGGCTACCGTGCGATTCTGAGCGGAATCGGTGGGGATGAACTTCTTGGAGGGGTGGCAACAGGGCTGCCGGAATTGGGAGACAGTCTTCTTGCTGGAAATTGGCGTGGACTTTTCACTAGCTGTGTTGCGTGGTGCATCCCTAACAGAATCCCCATTCACCAATTATTAAAGCAGGTGTTTACGTTCGTCGCCGAGATGTATCTATATCGCGGAGACTATCGAATCCCTCGTCTACCACCGTGGATATCCCAAAGCCTCATTGAATCGGAGTATTTTCGGTCGCTCACTTTCCTCCCTGAACGTCCACCACTCACTCTGAGGCCGAGTGCAATCGACAGTGGCCAGACATGGTGGAGATTACTGGAGGGTCTGCCACACCTGACGCCTGGATTTACGATCAGGGCGGAATATCGATATCCGTATTTAGATCGTGATCTCGTTGACTTCCTCCTTCGAGTGCCCCGCGAGCAACTGGTAAGGCCGCAACGTAGACGTTACCTAATGCGTGCCTCATTGAAATCAATTGTCCCCAACGAGATATTGGAGCGGCGCCGGAAAGGATTTCTTAGTTCTTCATTGATTCGGTCACTAAGCTCTGCAAGTGATGTCATACAGACGCACTTTGCCAACTCAAGTCTTGAAAAGGATGGGCTAATCGACGCTAAAACGTTCATCGCGTCGTTGCAATCGCTCTCCGAACATAATCCTCAAACATGGGTCGGGTTGATGACCCGCACCGTTCTACTCGAACTCTGGCAACAGACCATAGCCTCGAATAGGAAGCATTTTGCTATTTAG
- a CDS encoding prolyl oligopeptidase family serine peptidase translates to MASSQEDIDEYAIDQAGNTVVFAKKEQALMTLGRSEEDIDRGYRILPNSIPSIAMTWRSRWVPYRIWVIHRVGARWAKPQTVPIHSPFTGKRLDTVRCAVHFNFSFSPDGAQFLVNISDIDMAKGEELDGTPLPAEWLQSPTYKRRVASGGLVWITVLQDLKSAETSMPFKTTGATGTPQWSPDGTSFYIVAASPVGTEWEKQDESAHPTPWKPWHIWRVSMINGVLERVAEDITDPANVILWVKPDSLLIRSVAGHIIRLRRVTTGWATTAQSIIPDTDEESEAIASNGTFGVTGYERSDTSPQLRVYNVNTGSLISLTKLNPTFDVIELAPSETFHWKTSNGTNMTGTLIKPLGYESTKRYPLVIQTKSSQSSFVCDAGSSHAPSFAPQPVAAAGMLYLILKDGERNAKYPLGYPGNISEAVFYTDVWDSAVKELANEGLVDSDRVGIIGFSRTGWHVEFALVHGKTHYAAATVTDNVQYNLSEYWLSHTEAQTRPMDLMYGGPPYGTSLDNWKRYSISFNLEKIHTPLLMEVMGEGVLDDKVGASPYSLNLRYEVLTGLNRLKKPVELYYYPSEQHQPEHPQARLASVQRNLDWYRFWLQGDRSSAPVDPEQYQRWQNLKHMSDENRRH, encoded by the coding sequence GTGGCCTCATCTCAAGAAGACATCGATGAGTACGCCATCGATCAAGCAGGAAATACAGTCGTGTTTGCAAAGAAAGAGCAAGCGTTGATGACGCTGGGCCGTTCTGAGGAGGACATCGACAGAGGTTATCGTATTCTTCCCAACAGCATCCCAAGCATCGCCATGACATGGCGAAGCCGGTGGGTACCCTACCGAATCTGGGTCATACACCGCGTTGGAGCGCGGTGGGCCAAACCGCAGACCGTTCCGATTCATTCTCCTTTTACGGGCAAGAGACTGGATACCGTACGGTGCGCTGTTCATTTTAACTTCAGTTTCTCCCCGGATGGGGCACAGTTCTTGGTGAATATCTCCGACATCGATATGGCTAAAGGTGAGGAACTTGACGGAACGCCTCTACCCGCAGAATGGCTTCAAAGTCCAACATACAAGAGGAGAGTCGCAAGCGGTGGACTCGTCTGGATCACGGTCTTGCAGGATCTGAAAAGCGCGGAAACATCCATGCCATTCAAAACTACCGGGGCCACCGGAACCCCGCAGTGGTCACCCGATGGTACTTCGTTCTATATCGTTGCTGCTTCTCCAGTGGGAACAGAGTGGGAAAAGCAAGACGAGTCAGCCCATCCAACACCTTGGAAACCTTGGCATATATGGCGCGTATCCATGATAAACGGTGTATTGGAAAGAGTCGCTGAAGACATCACGGATCCGGCAAATGTGATTCTCTGGGTGAAGCCGGATTCGCTTCTGATACGAAGCGTGGCGGGGCATATTATCCGCTTGCGTCGCGTGACAACCGGTTGGGCAACGACAGCGCAGAGCATCATTCCAGACACAGATGAAGAATCAGAGGCTATTGCGAGCAACGGCACCTTTGGGGTAACCGGCTATGAGCGAAGCGACACATCACCGCAACTAAGGGTCTACAACGTGAACACTGGTTCTCTCATCTCCCTCACGAAACTCAACCCTACCTTCGATGTCATCGAACTCGCGCCGTCAGAGACGTTTCACTGGAAGACCTCGAACGGAACCAATATGACCGGCACGTTAATCAAGCCGCTCGGGTATGAATCTACTAAACGTTATCCTCTTGTAATCCAGACAAAGTCGAGCCAAAGTTCGTTTGTCTGCGATGCGGGCAGTAGTCACGCTCCATCATTCGCGCCCCAACCCGTCGCGGCTGCGGGGATGCTGTACCTCATTCTGAAGGATGGAGAGCGTAATGCGAAGTACCCCTTGGGATATCCTGGAAATATCTCAGAGGCAGTCTTCTATACGGATGTTTGGGACAGTGCGGTGAAGGAACTTGCCAATGAAGGTCTGGTCGACTCGGATAGAGTTGGAATCATTGGATTCAGTAGAACGGGTTGGCATGTAGAGTTCGCCCTCGTTCATGGGAAGACTCATTATGCTGCTGCCACGGTGACCGATAATGTCCAATACAACCTCAGTGAATACTGGTTGAGCCACACGGAAGCTCAAACCAGACCAATGGATCTGATGTATGGTGGACCGCCCTATGGTACGTCCTTGGATAATTGGAAGCGATACTCCATCTCCTTTAACCTGGAGAAGATACATACCCCTCTGCTCATGGAAGTTATGGGCGAAGGTGTACTCGACGACAAGGTGGGAGCCTCGCCATACAGTCTGAATCTACGTTACGAGGTGCTGACAGGCCTGAATCGACTTAAGAAGCCGGTGGAACTGTATTACTACCCGAGTGAACAACATCAACCCGAACATCCACAAGCAAGGCTGGCCAGTGTGCAGAGAAATCTAGATTGGTATAGATTTTGGCTGCAGGGTGATCGAAGTAGCGCTCCTGTCGATCCGGAACAATATCAACGTTGGCAAAATCTCAAACACATGTCTGACGAAAATCGACGACACTAG